The segment CGAGGGAGAGCCGGATAAAGCGCCTGAGAATAGTAGAATATAGTTTTTATATTCTACTCTTAAAAGCAAGTGAAGCACTTCTCGCGGTGACGGAGGCAGGGATGCCGGAGTTCTCCCGTCGTAACACGGAAGTTACGCGGGAGGGAGCGTGGAGTGCGAAACGTTTGTTTAGGCCACTTTCTTCCAAGAATAAGTATGATAAAGCCCGCCTAAAACAGGATGAGATACCAATTCATAATTGCCATCTTTCGGCTTATAAAGAATGGGAGAAGGAATAGGGGTTTCTTTTTCCAAAGCAAGATGCGTTCTGTTATGATTGTAAAAGTAAATGAACTCTTCCAACTTTACTCTAAGATGATATTCATTGAGTGGGATGAAATAATCCAAAAATTCTTCCTTACAGGTTTTGACAAATCTTTCCGCATGACCGTTCTGCCAAGGCGACCGGATGGCTGTTTTTTTATGTTTGATCCCCAGTCTTTCCAAATAACGGGAGAATCTCTTACCGAATAACGTATCGTTATCCGTAAGAACATAAGAAATATTTTTAGAATTTTTCTTTCTGAGCGCGACTTTGATTACTTTTCTAACCCATCTGGTAGAAGTTTTTACTCTAATGTCGAAATGAAGAATTTGCCTCGTTTCTAGATCCATAAAAAATATAACTTTATATATCTCCCTAAAGTTATAAGAGAAAACCGTAAATAGATCGGAAACGATCATAGAGTCGGAATGAAGCGCAAGAAAGTTAGTCCAGGAAAGCCTTTTTCTCGGGTTAGGTGTTTTGCGAAGAGTTTTGATATACTTGGAAACTGATTTTTCCGAGATCAAATGCCCAAGCTTAATGATGATTCCATGAATTTTCGTAGCACCCCACAGGGGATTTTCTTTTGCAAACCTACGAACAAGTTTGATAATTCTCCAGGGAGTATTAGGTCTTCCGCCGGCCTTTCTTTTATTCGTAACAATCGTCCAAAAATCTTTGAATTTCTGTTCCCTCCAAGACAATAGAGTATTGGGAGAAACTAAAATTAAGGAAGATTCCCAACCTGGGAAAAAATAAGATAAAATAACAAGCTTTAATCGGTCCCAAGGTCTTGTATGAAAGATCTTTTTCTTTCGTTTCATTCCGGCAAGTTGAGTGCGAAGAAACAAATTTTCTAAGATCAATTGTTCTTGAAATTTGCGTGAAAAAATGTATAATAAGACAAACAGTAAGAAAAAATAAAAAACATTCACACATAACAAAAAAATGTGGTGGTCATTTGGTAAAGTTCTTTGTAGATTATTTCGTGATTCAATATGCAACTTCCCATAATCGATCTTATGTCGCATTAGATTTTGAAGCACATGAGTGGAAAGGCACATAGGTAACAGTTTGGAACACTCTCATGGGTTACACTTCTATCTCAATACATGCTTTACAATTCTTAAATTTTGAAAGCGACCAATCTCCAAAAATTATGCATAGTTAAAATGTAATAAAAGCAATCAGTAGGAATATTAATTCCCCAGTAATTATTGCACAAAGCAATCAAGTCCAAAACTTGTTGTTCCGTTAATCCCAAATCATTGATTAAGTTCGCTTCGGCGCTAATTTCGCCTTCTGAGATTACTCCTTGGCTGATATCTTCGATAATAAAAATGGCAATTTGAGCTCTGACTTCTGGAGAAGCGGTTCCGGATGATGACGAGCAGGCATTATTACTTTGCGCGGTATATACGGAGATTTTACCCGTAGTATTACGATCCGACTCGTAACTACTGATAATCGGTGTAGCGGTTCCGACACAAAGTGCGATTAGTAAGAAAGAATATAGTAATTTTTTATAACCCATAGTTAAGAAAATTTACGTGTGTTAACTTATAGTGACAAGCAAAAACAATTCAATACTTGTTTTTGCGACGAAAAACTCTGTCGCATTATATCTGCAATGTAATTAAAAAACTTATACCTATTTGGATAAGAGCAATCAAAGCAACATGTTTTATTTACCAGAATCCAAATCTGTAATGTAATAATACTCTTTGTCCCAAATCATGTACAAAACCCTTGCTGGAATTCCGTAGGCTTCCCTTACATAATCTCCCTGAGATGCATGGATTTCCCAACCTTTCAATTTGGATTCCGTTTCACTTCTCAAAGAATGTGTAGGAGCCGGTTGGTTCTCAGCTACGAACTTTCCTATCTCTCCACCTAATGTCCGAAAGGCGTTCCGCGGAGTGATTACATATGCGATATAACGGGGTCCATGGTAAGTCCCTTTGTTTTGAATCAGTGATTTGAATTCTTTCGCCACTTCACTTGCCGCAAGTCCCATTCTTCTATGATCCTTATGGCCTGTTGCGCCGCTTTCCGGCCAGAACGTAAGCAAAATTTCAGGACGATAGGTTTCCATTGCCTGTTTTACTTTTGCCTTTAATTCTTCGAGAGATACTTCAGGAACTCCTCCGTCCGGGTAATCCCAGACTTCTTGTTCATCAATTCCCATCGCATAACCGTTTTTAAGTGCTTCTGCCTTTCTGATGAAACCCAAATCCTTTTGCCTTGCTACCACCGGAACCTGATGACCTGCCTCTCCTTTGGTAGCAGTGACAAGTGCGGTAAAGGAGCTTGGATCTGATTTTTTAGCTCTGACAAATACACTGTTTACCAACTGTTCATCGTCGGGGTGGGCAAAAACTCCCAAAATCCGCTTCGATTTCAAGGAGTCATTGAGAGATGCCACTTCCACAGCGCTCGGTTCCTGGAACAAAGAGCGAACGAAAAAATAGACAGCCGCCAATCCGACCAATAACAAAACCAATAAGGAAGAAAGAATGATTTTTAAAGCTTTCATAATATTAAAATTTACTAAGATATTAGATAAAATTCGGGATAAGATGCAAGTTTTTTATGAGGTTCTCTAAGATACATTCAGGTAAGTAAAGTATCTTAGAGATGCTAAAGGAAAAGGAAGGGTTATTTTTTGTCGATATCTTTGCCTAGGATCGCCAAACGTTTGTGGATCACTTCGTTCAGGACATCCACAAGCTCCTGAAATTCATCGTCTTTTCTGATTCGGATCTTTTCAATAGGATCCCCGGAAGCAATCTTCTGCAGAGATCGTTTGATACTGTAAATCGGTCCCGCCATCTTATGAGATTTGAAAACGGAGAAAATAGTGATCAATGCCAAATATAAAACGGAAAGAGTCACGACTGCGTCGAATTGAATCGTATACATATTCAATTGATGATCGTAATTCGGTAGATAAATTTCCCTGGGAACGTATTTGAATTTTTCTTCTCCGGCAGCGGCATCGTCATTTTCGACTTTCCAATATACAATCTGTGCATCTTGTCTCAATCGGAAAACCGCACCACCGTCAAACTTCGATTTGTTGAGCCAGTAGAGAAATCCTAAAGTGACCGTCACTCCGGAGATAAACAACAAAGAATAATGAAGCAAAAACTTAAATTGAAATTCTTTATCAATAATATAACGAAATCGGAAGGCTTTTTTGTTGTCTTTATTGTCGCTGGACATGGATTGATGGGACTCCCCAATATGCAAAATCTTTACAAAATCAGAATGCCATAGAAACGGAAATTGTCAAAAAACTATTCAGTTTTATCTAATTTTTTCCGTTTCAACAATCTTCACAATGGGGATTTCGATCTTTCCGTCGGTTCCTTCAAATTGGAGGTGAGTATCCGTTTGGCCTAAAATGACACCATGGAGCTCGGTTCCATCCTCTAATCTAACCAATTCCAATCTGGAATACTCTTCATATAGTTTGTTTTCACGAGCAAGGTCTACTTGAGTGTGCAGCGCTTTCAGTTCTTTTTCTTCCTTTGATCCTAGGGAAATCACTGACTCCGCTTTGTCGGAAGAAACGGAAACTTGTTTTAAAGATTCTAAATAAATACTTTCTTCGGAGTTTTGTGAATTATTCTTAACTTCAACAGAACCTTCCCGAACGGAAACGGTTTGTTTTCCGTTTTCATCGACGGAAACGCTGAATGTGGTTCCCCGAACGATCGTAGAATAGGAACCGGATACGACTTGAAACACAGAATCTTTTTTCAGCTTTCCAACGGTAGCAAGAACCTTTCCTTTCTCAATTCCGATGGTTTGAATGGCGGAAGAATCGGATTTCTTAAGATCTGTTAGTTGAACAAGAGAGGCCGAAGCAACCCGAATCCAGGTTTTATTTTCAAAATCAAGATCAACGGAGCCGTTTTCCGCAGTCAGAATTTTGTCTCCCGGTCGGATTTTATCCCCTTTTTTCAGTGCAATCTGTACGGTTTCACCCAAATGCAAAAGAAAATTGTTTCCTTTTGATGTTTGAATCTCGCCCAATAATTCGGAAAACAAAACAGGAGGGGATGCGGCCCCTTTGGCCATTTCGGACGGATTATCCGTGCCTGAAGAAGAATCTTTCAAAAAGAATACAAATAATAAAGAAGCTGCTGTTGCAAACAAGGCAGTTCCACCTACTCCCAAAGCCCATTTGAATTTTCCGGGAAAGACGACCACTTGACCTGTCTTAGGCGGCATGTACAGGTCGGGAAACTTAGGTTCTTTCTTGGAAAGCTCTTCCCAGGAAAGAAACTCCCGATTCAAAGTTGATTTTGAAAGATGAGCCAACCGACTTTCCAGTTGCTTTAACTTGTTTGGGTCTAGATCTTTTTTCATAGTTTAATCCGGTACCAAATTTTCTCTTAAAGCTATGGCAGTAACTTTCTCTGTAGCACGTATAACCAAACGGGAAGCAGTGGAAACGGAGACATTCAAAATCTCCGCAATCTGAGTGAGTTGGAAGCCTTCTACGTTCTTTAATAAAATAGCACTTCTTTCGTCTTCTTTCAGTTCTCCGAGAAAACTGTACAATCTGTCCTCTAAATCCTGATACTCGGCTTGTTTTTCCAAGCGGGGATTGTGACTGTGGAGATCGATATCTTCCGAATAAATTTCTTTCGTAGTGGAAAATTTTTTAGCGTAATTGATGGAAAGATTGCGGGCTATGGTGTACAAAACCATAAGGGATTTCTCTTCCGTGAGACCAGAATCACTGTAATGTTTATGAAAGCTCAAGAAACTGTCTTGCATCAAATCCATTGCCGTATCCGCATTTTGAGTATATTTGTAGAGAAAATCATAAATCCTTTTATGATTTTTTTCGTAAATTTGACTCATCGAGATTTGATTCTCTGACACAAGAGATAATGTGTTCTGAGAATCCATGCCCTGACAAGTAAAATCTAATCTTTCTCTCTGTTTATGATGACAAATAACGAATGGGATTTTCTCAGGAAAAAACTTAATTTTCTTTCTGCAGTGCATGAAATGCCGCATTTTTGTAGGCGCCGATCATAGTAGGATAATTGAAAATATGTTCGGTAAAGTACTCAATGGGAGCTTTCAAGCTCACGATGCATTGGCCGAGGGCGATCAGTTCGGTTGCTTTGTCTGAAATGATATGAACTCCCAAAACCTTTCTAGTAGGTTTATCATATAGGATTTTTACCATTCCGTCCTGATCTCCGCTGATCTGAGCACGGGTAATCGTATCGAAACGAGCGATTCCCACACCATAATCCACACCTCTTTCCTTTAACGCTTCTTCCGTGGGACCGATGGTTGCGATTTCAGGTAAAGTATAAATTCCGATCGGGAACTCTTCCGCGGTCACCGGATGAGGTGCTCCGCCAAATATATGTTTTGCGACGTATTGTCCTTGGTACATGGAAACGGATGCGAGACTTGGAAAGCCGATCACGTCTCCGCAGGCATACACATTAGGAACCTTGGTTTGATAATTCTCGTTTACGACGATTTGTTTTCTGTCGTTGACTTCCACACCGAGTGTTTCTAGTCCTAGGTTTTCCACATTCCCCACTCTTCCGCGTGAAATCAGTACTTGGTTGACCTGGATCACATCACCCTTGTCAGTTGTAAGTTCGATTCCTTTACCATCAGTCAGTTTATCGTATTTTGTAATGGAACGTCCCGTATAAATTTCTATTCCCGCATTTTTCATATATTGGGACATCGATTCCGAAATCTCACGATCCAAAAATCCGAGTATCCTGTCCTGGGAATCGAACAGATGAACTTTGATTCCTATATGGGAAAAAATAGTGGCGTATTCGGATCCGATAATACCCGCTCCTACGACTGCAATGGAAGAAGGCATATTCGCAATGGAAAACAATCCGTCGCTGTCATAAATGAGTCCGTCTTCGAAAGGTATATTCTCATTTGCGGGACGTCTGGGGGAACTACCGGTTGCTATCAGTATGTAATCCGTTTCGAGGACTTTTTTCCGCCCACTAGCATCTGTTACTTCAACATGATTTTGATCCAGAATTTTACCCCATCCGGTGAAAGTGGTAACCCGGTTTTGGATCATCTGTTCGCGGGTCACATCTTCTTCTTTTTCAATCACAGTGGATGCACGATGCATTAACTCCTGTAAACTGAGTTGGTTCACCTGGGGAGTGCGTAGTCCGTGCACGGTAGATAAATGTAAATTGCGATAAAACCGGCTGGTTTCCTGCAAAGATTTGGAAGGAATCGTGCCCCAATGCACACAACCTCCTCCCAGATAAGGATCTTTTTCAATGAGGGCAGCTTTTTTCCCCATTTTAGTTGCTTGGATGGCAGCTTTTTGAGCTGCCGGGCCGCCGCCGATGGCAATGATATCAAACCGGTTAATGGACATAGGTGAATTCTTTATGTACTTCCGTTATCGGATAGAGAGATGCCACGACAAGCAATTCAGCAAATTTGTTTTGCCTTTTCTCCAAACTGAGGTTCATTTTTTTAAAATCGACTCTTGACATTCCCATTATGGGAAGCTTTAGAATGAAAAGAAGAAAGAAACCGGATTCCGGTTTTGCGGGAATTATCAATAAAATAACCCGAGCCAAAGGAGAAAAACAATGAAAGAACTATATAAAATCGAAGGTATGACCTGTAACCACTGTTTGATGACAGTCAAAAAAACATTTGAGGGCAAAGGAATTCTTGCAAGTCCCAATCTGGAAGACCGAACCGTCGAAGTGAATTCTTCCTTAAGCGAGGCGGATTGGAAACAAATCCACGATCTTCTTGCGGAAGAAGGTTATGAATTGGGGGAAAAAGTCTAAACCGAGACCCCGCAATTGAGTTAACCAAATTGTATAAATCATTCTACATGCATTCGTTAAGATAGATTTTTTGTTCAATAAATTGAAATAATTATTGAAATCAGAATGAGGATTTTGGACAATTGGTATAATTACTTACAGGAGACCATCCCATGACACTCAGACTTGGCGACGAAGCACCTAATTTTCAAGCCGAAACCTCAGAAGGTTCTATCGACTTCCACCAATACCTTGGCACTAGCTGGGGAATCCTCTTCTCTCACCCTAAAGATTATACCCCGGTATGTACAACCGAACTCGGTTATGTTGCAAAAATCAAACCTGAGTTTGAAAAACGCAATGTGAAAGTTTTAGCTCTTTCCGTTGACCCGGTGGATTCTCACAAAGGTTGGATTTCCGATATCAACGAAACCCAAAAAACGACTGTAAACTACCCTATCATCGCGGATTCGGATAAAAAAGTTTCCAATCTTTACGATATGATCCACCCGAATGCAAGCGAAACTACGACTGTTCGTTCCGTATTTGTAATCGGCCCAGACAAAAAAGTAAAATTGACTTTGACTTATCCTGCTTCCACAGGAAGAAATTTCGACGAGCTTTTGCGTGTAATCGATTCTCTCCAACTAACATCTGTTTATAGCGTAGCAACGCCTGCAAACTGGAAAGACGGAGAAGATACGATCATCGTTCCTTCCGTATCCGATGAAGATGCTAAGAAAAAATTTCCAAAAGGTTTCAGAATCGTAAAACCTTATTTGCGTTACACTCCGCAACCAAACAAATAAAA is part of the Leptospira kobayashii genome and harbors:
- a CDS encoding integrase core domain-containing protein, giving the protein MKRKKKIFHTRPWDRLKLVILSYFFPGWESSLILVSPNTLLSWREQKFKDFWTIVTNKRKAGGRPNTPWRIIKLVRRFAKENPLWGATKIHGIIIKLGHLISEKSVSKYIKTLRKTPNPRKRLSWTNFLALHSDSMIVSDLFTVFSYNFREIYKVIFFMDLETRQILHFDIRVKTSTRWVRKVIKVALRKKNSKNISYVLTDNDTLFGKRFSRYLERLGIKHKKTAIRSPWQNGHAERFVKTCKEEFLDYFIPLNEYHLRVKLEEFIYFYNHNRTHLALEKETPIPSPILYKPKDGNYELVSHPVLGGLYHTYSWKKVA
- a CDS encoding PIG-L family deacetylase codes for the protein MKALKIILSSLLVLLLVGLAAVYFFVRSLFQEPSAVEVASLNDSLKSKRILGVFAHPDDEQLVNSVFVRAKKSDPSSFTALVTATKGEAGHQVPVVARQKDLGFIRKAEALKNGYAMGIDEQEVWDYPDGGVPEVSLEELKAKVKQAMETYRPEILLTFWPESGATGHKDHRRMGLAASEVAKEFKSLIQNKGTYHGPRYIAYVITPRNAFRTLGGEIGKFVAENQPAPTHSLRSETESKLKGWEIHASQGDYVREAYGIPARVLYMIWDKEYYYITDLDSGK
- a CDS encoding HAMP domain-containing protein, which codes for MSSDNKDNKKAFRFRYIIDKEFQFKFLLHYSLLFISGVTVTLGFLYWLNKSKFDGGAVFRLRQDAQIVYWKVENDDAAAGEEKFKYVPREIYLPNYDHQLNMYTIQFDAVVTLSVLYLALITIFSVFKSHKMAGPIYSIKRSLQKIASGDPIEKIRIRKDDEFQELVDVLNEVIHKRLAILGKDIDKK
- a CDS encoding FecR family protein codes for the protein MKKDLDPNKLKQLESRLAHLSKSTLNREFLSWEELSKKEPKFPDLYMPPKTGQVVVFPGKFKWALGVGGTALFATAASLLFVFFLKDSSSGTDNPSEMAKGAASPPVLFSELLGEIQTSKGNNFLLHLGETVQIALKKGDKIRPGDKILTAENGSVDLDFENKTWIRVASASLVQLTDLKKSDSSAIQTIGIEKGKVLATVGKLKKDSVFQVVSGSYSTIVRGTTFSVSVDENGKQTVSVREGSVEVKNNSQNSEESIYLESLKQVSVSSDKAESVISLGSKEEKELKALHTQVDLARENKLYEEYSRLELVRLEDGTELHGVILGQTDTHLQFEGTDGKIEIPIVKIVETEKIR
- a CDS encoding RNA polymerase sigma factor, with the protein product MSQIYEKNHKRIYDFLYKYTQNADTAMDLMQDSFLSFHKHYSDSGLTEEKSLMVLYTIARNLSINYAKKFSTTKEIYSEDIDLHSHNPRLEKQAEYQDLEDRLYSFLGELKEDERSAILLKNVEGFQLTQIAEILNVSVSTASRLVIRATEKVTAIALRENLVPD
- the sthA gene encoding Si-specific NAD(P)(+) transhydrogenase, producing MSINRFDIIAIGGGPAAQKAAIQATKMGKKAALIEKDPYLGGGCVHWGTIPSKSLQETSRFYRNLHLSTVHGLRTPQVNQLSLQELMHRASTVIEKEEDVTREQMIQNRVTTFTGWGKILDQNHVEVTDASGRKKVLETDYILIATGSSPRRPANENIPFEDGLIYDSDGLFSIANMPSSIAVVGAGIIGSEYATIFSHIGIKVHLFDSQDRILGFLDREISESMSQYMKNAGIEIYTGRSITKYDKLTDGKGIELTTDKGDVIQVNQVLISRGRVGNVENLGLETLGVEVNDRKQIVVNENYQTKVPNVYACGDVIGFPSLASVSMYQGQYVAKHIFGGAPHPVTAEEFPIGIYTLPEIATIGPTEEALKERGVDYGVGIARFDTITRAQISGDQDGMVKILYDKPTRKVLGVHIISDKATELIALGQCIVSLKAPIEYFTEHIFNYPTMIGAYKNAAFHALQKEN
- a CDS encoding heavy-metal-associated domain-containing protein, whose amino-acid sequence is MKELYKIEGMTCNHCLMTVKKTFEGKGILASPNLEDRTVEVNSSLSEADWKQIHDLLAEEGYELGEKV
- a CDS encoding peroxiredoxin yields the protein MTLRLGDEAPNFQAETSEGSIDFHQYLGTSWGILFSHPKDYTPVCTTELGYVAKIKPEFEKRNVKVLALSVDPVDSHKGWISDINETQKTTVNYPIIADSDKKVSNLYDMIHPNASETTTVRSVFVIGPDKKVKLTLTYPASTGRNFDELLRVIDSLQLTSVYSVATPANWKDGEDTIIVPSVSDEDAKKKFPKGFRIVKPYLRYTPQPNK